CGCAGTAATATAATCTCACTGCGGATCGTGAGTATTACTACAGAGAGTCCGATTTTTCGTCAATAAGGTTTTTTACTGAAATTTATTGCGCATGATAAATTCTCTTTATTCGCCCACCATTCCCCCGATTTTGTAAGCCGGATTTTGCTTTGAGTGGTTGTGTCTGCGCTGTTCCTCCTTGCCGTCCTTGCCGTCTTTGCAGTCCTTCACCCGCCGCCTTTTCACCAGAAAATTCCAAATCCATCCGTTTAGAATATAACCTGGCCCTACTTCATCTTCGACTTTAGCCTGATCCTTTTCCCAGCCACCATGAAGTTGCCATGTCCAAAATGATGAATCGTCTTTGGATTTTTCACGGCGGGGTTGACCCATGCTTTGACAACTTCCACGACAAACATGCAATACTTGGCCACCATCCTGGTATCCACAACGCGACATTCGAGATTTGCAAAGCACTCCTCAATCAAAGGCGCCCCAACTCGCGATGCAGGCTTTGGTGTCAGGCAAACATGCTTAAACTTGTCGATAGTCGCTCCTGATGTATTGCCGCAGCCCACCACCTTTTCAGCAATCTCTACCGTAGGGATGTTAATGACACATTCCTTGGTCGCTTTCAACAGACCGAAGGAATAGTTGCGATTGCTGATGACGCAACCAACCAACGGCGGCTCAAACTCCATCATAGTGTGCCACGACATAGTCATAATGTTAGCGCGGCCATTACGGGCAGTCGTGACCAAAACAACTGGCCCCGGTTCCAGCAACCCATAGACCTTGGACAGCGGATAGGATTTCTTAGCCATGTTGGTTCTCCGTTTCGATAGTGATTATCTCCGCTTCATTCGTCACGCGACATAATACGGTTATAATCCAACTCTTTGCTGGATACCAGCGCGTCCCAACTCCGGCTAGCGTCCAAGCTGGCCGTCTTCGCATTCGTATTCAGGATTATGCTCCCATCCAT
This genomic window from Verrucomicrobiota bacterium contains:
- a CDS encoding flavin reductase family protein; the protein is MAKKSYPLSKVYGLLEPGPVVLVTTARNGRANIMTMSWHTMMEFEPPLVGCVISNRNYSFGLLKATKECVINIPTVEIAEKVVGCGNTSGATIDKFKHVCLTPKPASRVGAPLIEECFANLECRVVDTRMVAKYCMFVVEVVKAWVNPAVKNPKTIHHFGHGNFMVAGKRIRLKSKMK